The DNA segment GAAAAACCCGAATTTGTAATTGTCCCCCAGGTTTGAAGCTCCGTCATACCGGGCATTGAAAGAAAGTAAATATTTTGAATTGTAATTATAATTTACTCTTGAAAAATATCCGATAATGACCTGTTCGGCCTCCTGCCCCCTGACCGCGGTTGCTATAGCGGCAGAATTCAATGTTGGCACAACATCAGTCGAAGCGCCCTGGCCTGTAGCTCCAATCGTTGCAGTTTCCTTACCAAAAAAAGAAAACCCACCCTTTATCTCAAAATTATGCAGGTTTTTGAATGATTTATTATACGTCAGGACTGCATCTGCCTGTGTTTGTGTTTGTTTGGCGTAATCGCCTGTGGTACTTCTTGTGGTATTCAGGTTCACTCCCGCCAGAAAGGCCTTTCTGAATGAACGTGCATCATTTTGAATGTTATAATAAGAAACTTGGGGTTCAAAAACCAACCCCGGCAATATCGCCCATTTCGATCCAAGTACTATTGTAGTAAAATTTTGTGCATTTTTATTGACGAAGGTCCCTAACTGGTATACCGGGTTAGCAAGGTCTTCAGACCGTCCGGGGGCGATGGAGCCATCTTCAAATATAAACTTGGCCGTTCTTGGCAATAAAGTATTTCTTCCAAACTGTATGGATTCGCTGTTTACTGCATTGTTGCCCGTATTTGTATACAACAATCTTCCAAAAACTGATACATTGTCCTTGAGCTGAAGGTTGCCGTTCATATTTACAGAAAGCCGTCTGAATTTTGTTGTTATCGCAATCCCGTCAGTACTGTTATAGCCCAGACCTGCATTGAAAGTAGCCTTGTCCGTTCCCCCTGAAGCAGTAATGTAGTGATTGTGGGCAATGCCGGTACGGTAGAGCGCTTCCTGAAAATCGGTGTCCTTAAAAATAATGGTTTTCGACGGATCTACCGGGTCAACCATAGACTCCCAGCCTTCGCTCAGTTTATGCTGGTTCTGAGCTGTAAGGTATTGAGTAGTATACAATGTGCTGTTGGTCAGATCATTCCCTGTACCCCCACTGCCGGCGACCGATAAAAGACTTACCCTTGCAGGTATTTTTCTAGCTGTGGCAAGAATTCCGAGGCGGGCAAAATAGATATAGTCCCTTGCATTCAAAAATTCGTAGTCCCGGATAAGGTGGGACGATGTGAGGTCATAGCTATAGGAGATTTTTGACGCTCCTGCTTTTCCTGATTTGGTCGTAACAAGAATTACCCCATTTGAACCGCGTGCGCCATAAATGGATGTTGCGGCAGCGTCTTTTAAAACCTGAATGGATGCTATGTCTTCAGGATTGATATCGTTCATATTGTCCCTTATCACACCGTCAATACTGTACAGGGGATTGGCCCCATCAGGATTTGCTATGGAAATCCCGCCCCGCAGCACAACTTTAGGACTTGCCCCTGGCTGTCCGGATGATGTCTTGACCGTCAGTCCGGCTATATTTCCCTGTAATGCAGACGTCGCGTTAGCGTATGGCACATTTTCTAAAACCCGGTCATCGAGTTTGGAAATCGAAGTTGTTAAGGTTTCCCTTGATTGAGCCCCGTAACCTGTGATCACAACCTGGCTTAATACCGAAATATCTTCAAACATAACCACGTTAATGGAATTTTTTCCTGCTGTTTCAACTTCTTTAATCTTAAATCCTGTGGCAGAGAATATCAGGATGCTATTTTTTTCGGTAACATTGATTACAAACTCCCCTATCCCGTCAGTAATTGTACCGGTGTTGGTTCCTTTTACCTTAACAGTTATCCCCGGAAGTGGCTTGCCGTTATCGTCAACAACCTTACCTCTAATATTTATAGATGAAAAGGTATCTGACGATCTAACAATAGCGGCAGGTTGTTTCAGTCTTACAACAACGATTTTATCTTCAAGCGTATAAGTCAAAGACTGCGACCCGAAAACCTGATCTAAGGCTTCAATAAACCCAATGTTTTCGAAATTGACACTCAGGGGCTTGGTATGGGCAAGAATTTTATTATTGTAAACAAAGTCATAACCTGATTGCAACCTCAGGTGTTTGATGATTGTTTTCAACGGGACGTTGGTTTTACTGAGATTGATCTTTTGTGCAAATCCAGATGCGTTTACCTGAAGCATAGATGCCATTAACAGTACGGTGGTTAGTCGCATAATTAGCAAAATTTTACAGCACAGCCAATCAGGCCTGCCTGGTTTTCCTGTATATTTTTTATACATTAGCATTAGTTTGGTTTTTATGCAGCATGCTTCTTGCTTCGAAACTTCAAGCACCTGCGGTCAAATAGTTGATATATTTTTATTGGCTGTTGCCAAACCCGACCAGCCCTTTGCAAAAGTGGCTGGTTTTTTCAATTACTTTCTCAGCGTAATTTTACCATCCTGTTAATGTTTTAGTTTATATTTAATTATTAGCTCCTATTTTTATTCAGAAACATATATTTTTCTATCCTGTATTTTAAAATGAACACCTCCGGCACGTTCCAATATACTTAGGACCTTTGAAATGTTTTCATACCTGGATACGGTACCGCTAAAATTGTCTTTAGGGACCTTTCCCTCATAAACAACCTGAACATCGTACCAACGTGCCAACATGACCATAATCTCAGAAATTGGCTGACTGTCGAACATGAATTTATTATTTTTCCATGCTACAGCAATATCAATGTCTACGTCCGATATGCTGATTTCATCGCCGGTTGACACAGATTGTTCGCCAGGTGTTAAAACCCTGTAGATCTGACCTGTATTTTCTTTTGTTCCTGAAAGTGGCCGCTGAACAATACGCACCGAACCTTCCAGCAGTGTTGTTTTTATGTTACGGTCTTCCGGATAGGCGGTAACGTTAAAATGTGTACCCAACACTTGAATTTCCTGACTTTTTGACTTCACAATAAAAGGTTGCTGTTTATTTTTGGCAACTTCAAAGTATGCTTCTCCACTAAGTATAACTTCACGTTTTTCAATCTTTGAAAAGCTTGAAGGATATCTAAGAGAAGAAGCCGCGTTAAGGATTACACTTGTACCATCGGGCAAACGTATTTGATAAGTTTCTCCTCTGGCAGTGGAAAGCTCGTTTATTTTATTCAATGCGTTTCCGGAATCTTTAATCTCGTAAACAATTTGCCCTGAGTTAGTTTTGGAAATTGTAACTCCCGCCTCCTTAGCAATTTCGCCGTTAACAACATCGGTTAATTTTATTTTTTTGCCACTGGCTAATGTAAGCGTAGCACCGGTTCTTCCAGGAGCAATATCAGTTTGTGTTACAACTTGCGGTTTGCGAGTAGCGATTAGATCAGGGGAATAATACCAAACACCAAAAATAATTGCTGATACCGCAGCAGCTACACCAATAATGCGAGGCCAAAGCCTAATTTTCTCAATTGAAACCTCGTCTTTAGCAAGATATAACCACATTTCAGCTTTAATGACTTCCAGTTCTTCTACAGTAAAACTTTTAGGGTTGCCTGTATCAAAGCCCTGAACCCAATGTAAAAGACAATTAATTTCCTCTTCTGTAGCATTACCTTTCTGGTATTTCTTCAATAACGCCTCTGCTTCCCCGTGTTGCATAGTAGATAATTTGTCTTATTTAGTTCTAAGACGGATAACAATAGCTTAGGGGTTAGAAAGATTGAAAAAAAATAATCTAAAAGCGAATCATAAACATGAGATATACAAACAGACCAAGTTTAACTCGCAGTATTTTCAACGCATTTTTAACCTGGCTTTTTACTGTCTCCTCAGATATATTCAGTTTAGCTGCAATTTCTTTGTGGCTTAGGTTCTTTTTTCTACTTAGTTCAAATATCTCTCGCATTTTATTCGGCAAAGCATTAATTTCCTGATCAATGATGGCTGATAATTGTTTTAACCGGATCAGATCATCTGTACCTTCTTTTACTTCATCTATAAAGTTTTGTAATGAAGCCAAATAGTTACGAGCGGTTTTATTACGGGAAATCTGATCAAGGATTTTATGTTGTACGCAGGTATACAGATATCCCACCAAATTACTTTTAACCATCAGGGTTTCCCTCTTTGCCCAAATCATAGCGAAGGCTTCCTGTACCGCATCCCGTGCCTCCTCTTTATTGTTAAATTTTTTAAAGGCATGGATGTATAGGAGACTGTTATATCTATTAAAAATTTCCGTAAACGCGGTACGGTCACCTGATTTGAGCAAATCGGCAAGTTCGGTGTCCGAAAATCTACTATATGCTTTCATGAATATTACAATCCCTCTTTATAAAATTAATGAATATATTTTTTAATACATAAAATAATTCAGTTGTAGTGTATATTTCGTGGAAAGTATGGTGCGGATGGGTGTCAGTTTAAATGCGCAATCCGCGGTCATTATCAGGTTATCTTCTACCGGGTCATTGCTCCAAGGCAAGCTGATCGCGTTTTCAATAGACTAGTAATCCCTTAAGAAACCATTTGCAAATGGTCGCAATCTCACTATGCCTGAATGCAGCACATTTTATCCAGCCCTAAGTTGATTCCCCAACTTGTTTCCATTAGATTACGGAATTCTCTTGCCAGTAATAAGATGCGTTCTAAGCCAGATGATAATTTACCGTTGTTGATGCACCTATCTTTTACTTAACTGGATACCAACAGAGACATATCGAAAAGATTCGATAGATTGAAATGAAATGATTTCTAATTTACCATCATATTGATTCTATTCTCTTGCCCCAAGACCATAAGTTGGAAAGGTTCATTTACAGTAAAGTTTTTTACAATTCCAAAGTTTACAAATCCCACTTCGCTTGGTCCTTAAGAAATTACCGGTCCATTGCTCGTCCAGTTATCTACGCTTCCCCAAACGTCCAACACCATATCATTGATGCCATAAGCAACAACTCGACTGGCACCAGCCGCCCCCCTATTCCAAATTTGCTATCAGAATTGTATATTTCAGGGAAAGTGGTTCTTCTCCGATTTTGATGATAGAGCAGAGTGTCATTATACATCAAGCTCTAAAAAATGCTTTTTGGCTGTGGTGAGGATGTTTCTGGTAAGGAGGAAAGACAGGGATAAAGGTTTTTTGAATTTCTCTGTAGAAGAAATCTGTAGCACTATAACAACAGTACAACAAAATATAATAAAAAGATTTATTTGGTAGTGATTACAAATTATCCTTTATATGTTTCCTTTTATATTCGGAAGGAGTTAATTTGAAAAAATCCTTAAAACATTCCCTGAAATATTTCAAATCATTGAAACCAACTTCATACGCAATTTCAGAAATGTTCATGCTTGTCTGAATAATTAACTGACCCGCTTTCTTTAACCTTATCGTTCTGATAAACGTAGAAATATTCTGGCCCGTCAGCACCTTTAATTTCGTGTAAATTACCGTGCGGCTCATATTCATCTCGCTGATGAACATACTGGCGTTAAAATCCTCAGTTCCTATATTTTGCTCCACTACCGCAATAGCCCTTCCCAAAAACACTTCATCAGGCGAGGTTGCCGTCAGTTCTTTAGGTACTAAAATGGCATCCTTTTTAAATTTACGAATTAAATTCGATCTGGTTTTCAGCAAATTATCCACCCTGACCTCAAGAATATTCGCATCAAATGGCTTGGTAATGTAAGCATCAGCTCCCGTATCGTATCCCTTTTCCTGGTATACATAAGATGTTTTTGCTGTAAGCAGAATAACCGGAATATGGCTCATGATCAGCGTAGTTTTCACATGATGACACAATTCAAAACCATCCATCACAGGCATATGTACATCGCTGATAATTAAATCAATAACATTCTGATTAGCAATTTCTATTGCCTGTTCTCCGTTTTCAGCTACAAAAACATTGTATTTATGCACAAAGATCTGCTTAATGAAATGCTGAAGATCCAGGTTGTCCTCCACAATCAACAAACTTTGAAGTTCGTCATTATAGCCAGCAATAGACATAGGTACTTCCGGCTCTTCAATTTGCTGCCGGACAACTGCCGGATCTCTGTCTATATAAAAAGTCTGTTCGTCACTGGCTTCAGCCTCAGCTACACATTCATTTTCAGAAAGATGTCCATTTCCCAACCTTAATAATACACTAAAATCTGTGCCCCCAACAGCAGAGCTGCTCACAAAGATTTCGCCCTTATGAAGTTCTGTAAGCCTTTTGATTAACGACAGGCCAATCCCCGAGCCTAAACTCTTTTTATCATTGTCCAACTGATAAAACTGGTCAAAAATAAGGTCAATTTGCCCTTCAGGAATAACGTAACCGAAATTTACCACACTTATTTTAACATATTCAACTAACGCTAAACCCTGCTTTTTTGAAATGGTGGAAATATGTACCGATATTTCTCCATAATCATGGCTAAATTTAAAAGCATTAGACAATAAATTATACAGGATATTTTTAAGCTTGACCTGGTCAAACCATACCTGGATTTCCTCATCACTAGCCGTAACCCGATAGCTAATGTTTTTTTTCTCCGCCAGTGCATCAAAAGACCTGCCGACCTCTTCGATAAAGGGAACGATGTTACTTTTCGAAGCCTGGAGCACAAGTTTCCCGGACTCAACTTTCCTGATATCTAAAATCTGGTTGATCAATTGGAGCAACATCCTTGCATTTTTCAACATCACTTCGTGCTGCTTCCGGATGTAATGATCTCCACCATTTTTACCAATCATTTTTTCAAGGGGGCCAATGATGAGCGTTAGTGGCGTTCTGAAATCATGAGATACATCCGTAAATAATTTCAACCTAAGCTGGTTAATTTGTTCTGATTTTTCTTTTTCTTTTCTTTCCCGTATCCCCGATAAGGTTAATTTCCTGATGTACAGAAATATACCCGTGCAACATGCGAAATAAAATAGATAAGCCCACCATGTTTTCCATGGTGCCGGTAGCACACTAATCTTTATGGAATCCCCTACTTCATTCCAAACGCCATCATTATTAGTACCTTTTACCCTAAATACGTAATCCCCTTCCTTGATATTCGTATAAATTGCTTTCCGCTGGTTCCCCACATTATTCCATTTTTTATCATTTCCCTCCAATATAAATGCAAATTCATTTTTTTCCGGATACATATAGCTTAAAGCAGTAAAGTCAATGCTGAAATTATTTTCATTATACTTCAGGCTGATTCTGGAAATGGCATCAGTTATTCTTGCATAAGGCATATTGTTGACTTCAATGTTATTGATGTCAATGGCGGGTACAAAAGTGTTTTTCCGAATGTCATTCGGATCAAAATAGGTCAGCCCATTTGTTCCTCCAAAAAAAAGTTCCTTCTCTCTGGTTTTAAAGAATGAACCATAATTAAATTCATTTCCCTGGATTCCATCAGACTGATTGTAGTTTTTTATGTTATTAGACTCTATATTCAAGCGACTGATTCCGTTATTGCTACTGATCCATATGTTCCCGTTATTGTCAGACAAGATGCCGTAGATAATGTCATTTGGTAAGCCATCCTTTACCGCATAAGCTTTAGTCTTTTTCCGTTTGGGATCGTACATAAATACGCCCTGTCCTTCAGTTCCTATCCAGTAATTATTAAAATTATCAATAAAAATACAGTTTACATAAGGCTGAGAATCTCCTTCTGAAGACTTTTTAAGCGGTATTTTACTGATCCTTCCTATCTTTGTATTTATCGATTCAAGTCCATTATCGCCGCCTATCAGTAATACATCCGGGTCCCGTGTTTGTACAATGCTCATAATCGTCCTGATCTCCTTATCAATTCTTGATAACCGTTTGTTTTTTACGTCATAAAAAATCAATCCTCCCGTTAATGTTCCGATCCAGATATTTCCATGCTTATCTTCTAAAAGCGTCAACACCTTATAAGCTTTCAGGGAAATATTATTCTTTTCTGTAAAATCAATTTGTTGAAACTTAAACGGCAATTGTTTTGGATCCAGTACATTCAATCCACCATCATGAATTCCAATCCAGATCAGTCCGTTCCGGTCAATAATTACCGATTTTACGTTATTGGCACTTAAACTGCTTTTATCATTGGGGTTATTTTTATAATAGCTGATCTTCTTTGTTTTTCTATCGTAGAAGTTTAAACCACCTCCTTCCGTACCGATCCACAAATTCCCGTTCAAATCTTCTGCCAGTCCGCTTACTACCTTATAATTTAATTTACTGCTCGTATTACCGAATGAAATATTTTTGAAAGCACTGTTATCCCTGTTGTAATAATTAAGGCCATCGGCCCAAGTTCCCAGCCACATATCCCCTCTGGAATCACGAATAATTTTATAGATAGAGTTTTGGCTTAAACTGGTTGAATTATCCTCATCATGCACAATATGTTTCAAATCAGAACGTTCAGGATTCAATATGTAAAGCCCCGAATAACTTCCTATCCACAAACTGCCGCTCAGGTCTTCACAAATACTTCGAACAGCTGCTGCAACCGCCTTTTTATGGTTAAACTCAAAATCCAAAAAAACTCCTTTCCGGGGATCATATATGGCCAGTCCCTGTTCATATCCCAGCCACATTGAATTTTTATGATCTACAAACAACGTCGGAAGATCGTTGAGATGTGTACTGTTGCTATTTTTTTTTGGATAATCAATCCGCTTAAACATTCTTTTCTGCGGATCATACACATCAATGTACCGCGTGTTACAGATCCAGATGTTCCCGTCCTTAGTTTTTAGAAAGTACCTGATTTTATCGTCACTTAAAGAATTGGAATTGCCAGCTACTTTCTTTATTCTCTGAATTTTATCCGTCTTGATATTTATCTGAATGATGCCATTATCCGTAGCCGCCCATAACAGATCATGTGTGATCTGTATAATTCCCCGGATAACATTGTCTGAAATCGTATGCGGGGCATCAGCCTGTTTATACCGGACAAAACCATCAGTTTTGGGATCATATTTATTTAAACCTATCTGAGTGCCTACCCATAAACTACCATGGCTATCTTCATAAATAGAATGAATATTATTGTTGCTTAAACTTTTCGGATCAGTCAGCTTATGCCGGTAAACAATAAACTTATTGCCATCAAAGCGGTTAAGTCCGTCTCTTGTTCCAAACCATAAATACCCCTTTTTATCTTGCAAAATAGCCATCACAGATCTTTGCGACAACCCATTGGCTGGTGTAAAGTGCTGAAATTTAAAATCTTCAGGCATGCCTTCCAGATTTTGGGATAATGCGAACTGGGAATATCCAAATAAAAGAAAGGCACAAAAAAAGAAATAAACTTTCATTCGTTTAAAGGGTTAATAACCAAATCTAAAAAAAAACTTCGGTTAGATTTATCGCAGCTGCGATTGTCATAAACCTCTTTCTTTTAAACGTGAAAGTGCTTCCAGATAATAGTAATCTGTATAATTCAGCGGTACATCTATTTCGTTTCCATGCGGCAAACTACCAACACTATGCATCAAAACAAAATGGGCATTCTCACCTTTTTTTGCAGTGTAGGCATCGCTTGCCAGCGAATTTAAAATGCGTTGAGCATTGTTGATGTACTTGTCCCCGGTATATCTGTTTAATTCTAGCAGTGCAGATGCGATAATAGCTGCCGAAGAAGCATCCCTTGGCGCATCCGGAATAGTCGGCGCATTAAAATCCCAATAAGGAACCCCATCCTGTGGATAGTTGGGATGATTTAGAATAAAGTTTGCGATCTTTTCCGCAAAATCAAGGTATTTTTTATCCTTCGTGTATCGATAGCACATGGTATATGCGTATAATCCCCAGGCTTGTCCCCTGGCCCAGGCACTTTCATCCGCAAAACCCTGGGCGGTAACTTTACTCACAAGCTCACCGGTTTCCGGGTTATAATCCAATACATGATAAGAACTACCGTCCGGTCTGAAATGATTTCTCATCGTCGTATTTGCATGTGCAATCGCAATCGCTCTGTACATGCTATCCCCTGTTATATCCGATACTTCAAATAACATTTCCAGGTTCATCAGGTTATCAATAATGACAGGAAATTTCCAACCCCTTTTCGCTTGCCAGTTACCTATAACGTCCCAGCTTTTAATACAGCCAACATTTTTATTAAAACGTGTACTTAAAGATTTTGCAGCGTCAATCAAAACCTGCTTATACCGTGTATCACCCGTTATTCGGTAAGCTTTTCCAAATGAATTGTTAAATATGAAACCAAGGTCATGGTCGTTCGTCAAAAGCTTGTGCTGCTCAAATAAATGTTGTGTGGCAATAGCCGCCTCCTTCCATTGTTCATCCTTTGTGTTTTCATATAACATCCAGCATGTTCCAGGCCAGAAGCCCTCAGTCCAATCATAGGGAGACTCTGTCCAGCGAACCTGTCCTTTTGCATTAATACTTCTGGGGTTCTTATGTTGTTTCATTGAAAGTATGCGCAATTCCGTAAGTTGCTGTTCACTCTTTGTCAGTCGTGCTACGCTATCAGTTTGAGATTTACAGCTTAAAATGGTTAAGAGAATAAATAAAGGACTTGACTTGATAATGTTCATTATGATTTTGTTTTGTAGAAATAATTTACTGGGCGATTGATTTTTATTCTTTGATTATTCTTTTTGTAATTATTGTTCCGGTATTGTTTAGTACCTGAATCAGGTAAATGCCCGATTTTAGCTGTTGTAAATCCAGTTTGATTTCTTCCTGGTCTGACAATAAATGGTAACTATGGTTAAGCACAGGGGTTCCCCAGCTGGTATACAACCTAACCCTGATGTCTTCAAATGCCCGGCCTACGCTTTTAAGTGTAATATTTTTTGTAAAAGGGTTGGGATAAATGCTGATGTTCTTTTTGTCTTTCTCTGGTAGCTGTTGTGGCTGGACCTGCATTAGCGGCTGTGCCATTAAAGGGCTTGCGCCGTCACTGAGGATTTTGAATACCAGTTTATTGATCCTGAAACTACCAGAGCCGCCCGTATTGAATAGTGATGCCAGATCGTAATCTGTTTCCCCTCCCTCCACTACCATGTTCAGGTCTTCAACATCAACAAACCCTGATCCGGTAGGAAGAACAATTGTTGATGATGTAGCACTTCCTCCGAATGATTTTTGTTTATTCGTGTCATTCCTGTTCACCAGCATACCTGACCTTGATCCGCTTACAAAATTAACCCCTACTTTTACCAACTGAAGTGACACATTATCCGGTAGCCTTGTGGCATCAAACCCAAATCTGAAACCTTCATTGATATCTATGCCATTACTGGCACCTCCTCTTACACCAAGCTCTCCATTTTCGCTTCTGTCTATACCAGCCTGAGTTAACAAATTGCCATAGTTAATCCCTGCTGTGGTATTGGTACTGTTCATGCCCTGCCACTTAAAAAAGAAATTTTTATTCAGGATACTGTCCACATTGGTGTCTCCATATACATTCCAGGCATATTCAGACGCGATTCCTCCTATGCTTACCTTTCCCGCTCCATTTACATGGAATTCAGAAGCATCACTGTATAAAGTATTACCCTCCAGTCCTGTATTAGGGGCCGGCAGTTCCAGCAACACATAATTAACCGGCATTACTGCAGAAGGCGGTACTTCGGCCCCATCTTTTAGCGTTATGGTAAAGGTGACCACCTCATTTGCGGGAATTGCAGCTTCAAACCCAATCATTACCGTTCCCGGGTTTTTCCTTTCATAAGTAGCCGCTGGATAATAAGTCACCGGATCTGTAGACCTAGCTTTCTTTAGGATAAAAGTTACTGCAGGATTTGAGGATACAATTTCCAGTACCGTAGTTCTACCTCCTTGGGTAAGTTTTAGTTTGGATGCACTCAGGCTATCAACTACAGCTGTGGTTGCCATATTCCAGTAAAGGTTTATGGCCTGTGCACCATTATCGATATAGTCCTTAACCTCCAGGTAAGCTTCATCCACCATGTAGATGCTCCTTTGCGCTGCATCCAACTCATTATTTAAGCCAATCAATGGTTTTAAATCCAGCTTTGCGCCTCTTTTAGCATTGCTGTCATAAATCTCCGTCACAGCCGCACTGCCACTGGTTTTGTGGTGCTGCCAATTGCTTTCAGAAGCTTTTTTAATCGATATGGTATTGTGGTTTAAGTTACTCACTTTAAATATATTCCATCTGGCAGAACTCTGAGAAAAGTCATTTAAAGCACCTGCCGGTGATATACCTGCATTGATGGCATCATAATCTTCCTTCCCAAAATCCACTGCCCAGCGTAATCCTTGCGAGTCGTAGGCAAAAGATCCTCCATCCATATGCGCATGACTGTAGTTCGGTGTACCCCCTTTTACACCCATGTATTTACCATTGGCCCCCTGCCAGTC comes from the Pedobacter heparinus DSM 2366 genome and includes:
- a CDS encoding FecR family protein is translated as MQHGEAEALLKKYQKGNATEEEINCLLHWVQGFDTGNPKSFTVEELEVIKAEMWLYLAKDEVSIEKIRLWPRIIGVAAAVSAIIFGVWYYSPDLIATRKPQVVTQTDIAPGRTGATLTLASGKKIKLTDVVNGEIAKEAGVTISKTNSGQIVYEIKDSGNALNKINELSTARGETYQIRLPDGTSVILNAASSLRYPSSFSKIEKREVILSGEAYFEVAKNKQQPFIVKSKSQEIQVLGTHFNVTAYPEDRNIKTTLLEGSVRIVQRPLSGTKENTGQIYRVLTPGEQSVSTGDEISISDVDIDIAVAWKNNKFMFDSQPISEIMVMLARWYDVQVVYEGKVPKDNFSGTVSRYENISKVLSILERAGGVHFKIQDRKIYVSE
- a CDS encoding RNA polymerase sigma factor, with translation MKAYSRFSDTELADLLKSGDRTAFTEIFNRYNSLLYIHAFKKFNNKEEARDAVQEAFAMIWAKRETLMVKSNLVGYLYTCVQHKILDQISRNKTARNYLASLQNFIDEVKEGTDDLIRLKQLSAIIDQEINALPNKMREIFELSRKKNLSHKEIAAKLNISEETVKSQVKNALKILRVKLGLFVYLMFMIRF
- a CDS encoding hybrid sensor histidine kinase/response regulator transcription factor is translated as MKVYFFFCAFLLFGYSQFALSQNLEGMPEDFKFQHFTPANGLSQRSVMAILQDKKGYLWFGTRDGLNRFDGNKFIVYRHKLTDPKSLSNNNIHSIYEDSHGSLWVGTQIGLNKYDPKTDGFVRYKQADAPHTISDNVIRGIIQITHDLLWAATDNGIIQINIKTDKIQRIKKVAGNSNSLSDDKIRYFLKTKDGNIWICNTRYIDVYDPQKRMFKRIDYPKKNSNSTHLNDLPTLFVDHKNSMWLGYEQGLAIYDPRKGVFLDFEFNHKKAVAAAVRSICEDLSGSLWIGSYSGLYILNPERSDLKHIVHDEDNSTSLSQNSIYKIIRDSRGDMWLGTWADGLNYYNRDNSAFKNISFGNTSSKLNYKVVSGLAEDLNGNLWIGTEGGGLNFYDRKTKKISYYKNNPNDKSSLSANNVKSVIIDRNGLIWIGIHDGGLNVLDPKQLPFKFQQIDFTEKNNISLKAYKVLTLLEDKHGNIWIGTLTGGLIFYDVKNKRLSRIDKEIRTIMSIVQTRDPDVLLIGGDNGLESINTKIGRISKIPLKKSSEGDSQPYVNCIFIDNFNNYWIGTEGQGVFMYDPKRKKTKAYAVKDGLPNDIIYGILSDNNGNIWISSNNGISRLNIESNNIKNYNQSDGIQGNEFNYGSFFKTREKELFFGGTNGLTYFDPNDIRKNTFVPAIDINNIEVNNMPYARITDAISRISLKYNENNFSIDFTALSYMYPEKNEFAFILEGNDKKWNNVGNQRKAIYTNIKEGDYVFRVKGTNNDGVWNEVGDSIKISVLPAPWKTWWAYLFYFACCTGIFLYIRKLTLSGIRERKEKEKSEQINQLRLKLFTDVSHDFRTPLTLIIGPLEKMIGKNGGDHYIRKQHEVMLKNARMLLQLINQILDIRKVESGKLVLQASKSNIVPFIEEVGRSFDALAEKKNISYRVTASDEEIQVWFDQVKLKNILYNLLSNAFKFSHDYGEISVHISTISKKQGLALVEYVKISVVNFGYVIPEGQIDLIFDQFYQLDNDKKSLGSGIGLSLIKRLTELHKGEIFVSSSAVGGTDFSVLLRLGNGHLSENECVAEAEASDEQTFYIDRDPAVVRQQIEEPEVPMSIAGYNDELQSLLIVEDNLDLQHFIKQIFVHKYNVFVAENGEQAIEIANQNVIDLIISDVHMPVMDGFELCHHVKTTLIMSHIPVILLTAKTSYVYQEKGYDTGADAYITKPFDANILEVRVDNLLKTRSNLIRKFKKDAILVPKELTATSPDEVFLGRAIAVVEQNIGTEDFNASMFISEMNMSRTVIYTKLKVLTGQNISTFIRTIRLKKAGQLIIQTSMNISEIAYEVGFNDLKYFRECFKDFFKLTPSEYKRKHIKDNL
- a CDS encoding glycoside hydrolase family 88 protein; this encodes MNIIKSSPLFILLTILSCKSQTDSVARLTKSEQQLTELRILSMKQHKNPRSINAKGQVRWTESPYDWTEGFWPGTCWMLYENTKDEQWKEAAIATQHLFEQHKLLTNDHDLGFIFNNSFGKAYRITGDTRYKQVLIDAAKSLSTRFNKNVGCIKSWDVIGNWQAKRGWKFPVIIDNLMNLEMLFEVSDITGDSMYRAIAIAHANTTMRNHFRPDGSSYHVLDYNPETGELVSKVTAQGFADESAWARGQAWGLYAYTMCYRYTKDKKYLDFAEKIANFILNHPNYPQDGVPYWDFNAPTIPDAPRDASSAAIIASALLELNRYTGDKYINNAQRILNSLASDAYTAKKGENAHFVLMHSVGSLPHGNEIDVPLNYTDYYYLEALSRLKERGL
- a CDS encoding SusC/RagA family TonB-linked outer membrane protein yields the protein MRLTTVLLMASMLQVNASGFAQKINLSKTNVPLKTIIKHLRLQSGYDFVYNNKILAHTKPLSVNFENIGFIEALDQVFGSQSLTYTLEDKIVVVRLKQPAAIVRSSDTFSSINIRGKVVDDNGKPLPGITVKVKGTNTGTITDGIGEFVINVTEKNSILIFSATGFKIKEVETAGKNSINVVMFEDISVLSQVVITGYGAQSRETLTTSISKLDDRVLENVPYANATSALQGNIAGLTVKTSSGQPGASPKVVLRGGISIANPDGANPLYSIDGVIRDNMNDINPEDIASIQVLKDAAATSIYGARGSNGVILVTTKSGKAGASKISYSYDLTSSHLIRDYEFLNARDYIYFARLGILATARKIPARVSLLSVAGSGGTGNDLTNSTLYTTQYLTAQNQHKLSEGWESMVDPVDPSKTIIFKDTDFQEALYRTGIAHNHYITASGGTDKATFNAGLGYNSTDGIAITTKFRRLSVNMNGNLQLKDNVSVFGRLLYTNTGNNAVNSESIQFGRNTLLPRTAKFIFEDGSIAPGRSEDLANPVYQLGTFVNKNAQNFTTIVLGSKWAILPGLVFEPQVSYYNIQNDARSFRKAFLAGVNLNTTRSTTGDYAKQTQTQADAVLTYNKSFKNLHNFEIKGGFSFFGKETATIGATGQGASTDVVPTLNSAAIATAVRGQEAEQVIIGYFSRVNYNYNSKYLLSFNARYDGASNLGDNYKFGFFPGVSLGWNVHKENFWTSVPAAISSLKLRSSYGVNGNINGLGLYQAQGQYSVGLQYGGLAGIQNSTIANNELKWEQSKTLDVGLDLGLLNNRISLLFDYYIRRTDNLLTSFSLPQSTGFQSVLTNLGSLQNRGFELELTASPLPVDAAFQWSVSFNAAKVKNKILKLPDNGVENNRIGGFYVYDPARQDYAWLGGLQEGGRIGDYYAYKQASIYRTDAEAAAGPVDMLVVGTDKTKYGGDVNWEDVDGNGIIDERDRVYLGNQFPTLTGGFSNYFTYKNISLSVRMDYTAGHTIVNGVRLFGIQQASGDNGLSIDVLRSWQNPGDVTDIPKYYYADQQAQRNVERGNSQFYEKGDYIALREVTLSYSLPQSVLRKIKLNNLRFNITGNNLHYFTKFKGMIPEDGGLDVGRYPVARNFIFGVNISI